One region of Flavobacterium sp. KACC 22763 genomic DNA includes:
- a CDS encoding RNA polymerase sigma-70 factor, producing MYKKFTDEELVELLKSGKDKAFDELYFRYRDLLVRFVYLRMKSIAISEEIVQEVFTSIWERRKTIVIQKSFAAYIYTSVRYMTLDYIKSHEVTDQYIQEVLEKNTVSQTSYNAIEDSIYYDELKKAVDEATSLLPKKSKEVFILSRIKHYTNKEIAEELNVSIETVKYHITYALKFMRTYLGEFN from the coding sequence ATGTATAAGAAGTTTACAGACGAAGAACTTGTCGAATTATTAAAATCGGGCAAGGATAAAGCTTTTGATGAACTTTATTTTAGATATCGAGATCTGTTAGTTCGATTCGTCTATCTGCGAATGAAATCGATTGCCATTTCAGAAGAAATTGTGCAGGAAGTTTTTACCTCTATTTGGGAAAGACGTAAAACAATTGTAATCCAGAAAAGTTTTGCTGCTTATATCTATACTTCGGTTCGCTATATGACTTTAGATTATATTAAATCACACGAAGTTACCGATCAATACATTCAAGAAGTTTTAGAAAAAAATACTGTTTCGCAAACAAGCTACAACGCGATTGAAGATTCTATTTATTATGATGAGTTGAAAAAAGCGGTTGATGAAGCGACATCGTTACTTCCTAAAAAATCAAAAGAGGTTTTTATACTTAGCCGCATAAAACATTACACCAATAAAGAAATCGCCGAAGAATTGAACGTTTCAATCGAAACTGTAAAATACCATATTACGTACGCGCTAAAATTTATGCGCACTTATTTGGGCGAATTCAATTAA
- a CDS encoding FecR family protein, with protein MPENSNNEIKNFLEGKYSPKGQEMWNKWYDRTDDFFDNMEVVQSDRSKLKKELRQIKNTNKIISLQYKNWAVAASLVFLIGLSVFFYQTSNVVESKQFAVKLGEHAKIELSDGTQIWLNAGSVLKYPKEFRGDTREVYLSGEAFFDVAKDKKHPFIIHTNKMDTKVLGTSFNVQAYPDQTTQEVSVATGRVNVKSTVTEENVYVTPGQKVVFKSQDNKLQAFKDIPVNTISLWRKNIMVFEETPLPEVVATINRNYNVAIEVKNKNLNALKISAYFKELPADQVIGLVCNIINAQYKMDSGVYKIE; from the coding sequence ATGCCTGAAAATTCAAATAACGAAATCAAAAATTTTTTAGAAGGAAAGTATTCCCCAAAAGGACAAGAAATGTGGAATAAATGGTACGATCGTACAGATGATTTTTTTGATAATATGGAAGTGGTTCAATCAGACCGGTCAAAACTCAAAAAAGAACTAAGACAAATAAAGAATACTAATAAAATTATTTCTCTTCAATACAAAAACTGGGCTGTTGCGGCTTCTTTAGTTTTCTTGATCGGGTTATCGGTATTTTTCTATCAAACATCAAATGTTGTTGAAAGCAAACAATTTGCAGTAAAACTTGGAGAGCATGCTAAAATAGAATTAAGTGATGGAACACAAATCTGGCTAAATGCAGGAAGTGTTCTTAAATATCCAAAGGAATTTAGAGGCGATACAAGAGAAGTGTATTTAAGCGGAGAGGCTTTTTTTGACGTAGCCAAAGACAAAAAACATCCTTTTATTATTCATACCAATAAAATGGATACCAAAGTTCTCGGAACCAGTTTTAATGTCCAAGCATATCCAGATCAAACGACGCAAGAAGTTTCGGTTGCAACTGGAAGAGTAAACGTGAAATCGACTGTTACAGAAGAGAATGTGTATGTAACTCCAGGACAGAAAGTGGTTTTTAAATCTCAAGACAACAAACTTCAAGCTTTCAAGGATATTCCAGTAAATACCATTTCGTTATGGCGAAAAAATATTATGGTTTTTGAAGAAACGCCTTTGCCAGAAGTTGTGGCGACAATTAATCGCAATTACAATGTTGCAATTGAAGTCAAAAATAAAAATCTAAATGCTTTAAAGATTAGCGCCTATTTTAAAGAACTCCCTGCCGATCAGGTGATTGGATTGGTATGCAATATCATCAATGCCCAATACAAAATGGATTCTGGGGTTTATAAAATCGAATAA
- a CDS encoding TonB-dependent receptor has protein sequence MNEKQMRYASIRTIGTKLFLFMTLFFAALTVKAENVDINKRVTLKVDNESIKNIFQKIENQVDVHFMYESSQVNANQKLSLKLNNVTLEQALDKICGNVLRYEIVSNNIVIKKNQKVASADQNKIIVSGTVFGGDDNMPLPGVGIKDKGSDAATATDFDGTFKLEINASEATLIFSYVGYITQEVKVTSSQNITVKLAADVKQLQEVVVMGYGSVKKNEVLGAVGSVSMKETSSRTYNNAAELLQGTVAGVTVINDGGDPTASPTINIRGIGSLNAETPLIVLDGIIYSGSLNTINPNDIASINVLKDAASAAIYGARASGGVILITSKKGISDKINVNVNYQGGFQNVAKKLEVLNAAEYADAMNIARDNAGLPRIPAFDPAFEPTARTTKTNWMDEIFRTGEIQDLSLSVNGKTEKSNFFLSGSYRKNEGILLNTYGERYTVRANSSFKLADNFTIGENISYSLTDGQTANTSSSYTGAIQAAILYPPNATIYREDGSGQFGGVPEKYIGSYGDVINPVAYLKRLDNKNPISTILINPYAEWEIIPGLKVKSNWGYTRIQDNATDFTVKVTEPGKIFDFNRLTLKNMTVTDLLSEQTISYEKSFGKHNLKALAGYTYQETKRDFYTVEGTGFDNEDPSQRYLLNAKLIQQTAAGMSDEIISSYVGRINYDFNQKYLISGIVRRDGTSKLLENNRWKVYPSVSAGWLISEENFMKGIEPIISNLKLRASWGQIGNLGNLGPYQFSVPLVQTQALIGAVPSINYGYAESELSNPNLKWESSEQTNIGLDFTMLNNSLVGSVDAYVKKNKDMLVRDQLPGVSGTPQGRIVNSGDVENKGIEVSLTYQKTRGEFKFDVTANAGFLSNRIVSIKDDLNSLEPLGLSRVRSLPLANIYQVGSPVGAFYGYQTDGLFQSNDEVKAYVNKNGVMYQPNAVAGDIKFRDENGDGVINNSDRVVLGSPFPKTTYSLNANFRYKGFDMNIFFNGAAGNSVFNAVKHTGLNASFPGYNLLAESKDAWTPTNTDTNVPVLSSTDNNNNFGRISNLFIEDASFLRLKNVSIGYTIKESWLNGKAKLRFFISGQNLFTITNYSGMDPEVGLKNFGMDLGRYPLSRIYMTGVNATF, from the coding sequence ATGAATGAAAAACAAATGCGGTATGCCAGCATAAGGACAATAGGAACAAAATTATTCCTATTTATGACTTTGTTTTTTGCCGCACTAACAGTAAAAGCTGAGAATGTTGACATTAACAAAAGAGTCACTTTAAAAGTTGATAATGAGAGTATAAAAAATATATTTCAAAAAATTGAAAATCAGGTTGATGTGCATTTTATGTACGAAAGCAGCCAAGTAAATGCCAATCAGAAATTAAGTTTAAAACTGAATAATGTAACTCTTGAACAGGCGCTGGATAAAATTTGCGGTAATGTTCTGAGATATGAGATTGTGAGCAACAATATCGTGATCAAGAAAAATCAGAAAGTTGCTTCTGCCGATCAGAATAAAATTATTGTTTCAGGAACTGTTTTTGGTGGAGACGACAATATGCCTTTACCAGGAGTTGGAATTAAAGATAAAGGTTCAGACGCAGCAACAGCAACAGATTTTGACGGAACATTCAAATTAGAAATAAACGCTTCTGAAGCGACACTTATTTTTTCTTACGTGGGTTATATAACACAAGAAGTAAAAGTTACTAGTTCGCAAAACATTACGGTAAAATTAGCAGCCGATGTAAAACAGCTTCAAGAAGTTGTGGTAATGGGTTACGGAAGTGTAAAAAAGAATGAAGTTTTAGGAGCGGTTGGTTCTGTTTCTATGAAAGAAACTTCTAGCAGAACATACAACAATGCTGCCGAATTATTGCAGGGAACAGTTGCCGGAGTTACAGTAATCAATGATGGTGGTGACCCAACGGCATCGCCAACAATCAACATTCGTGGTATTGGATCTTTGAATGCCGAAACACCTCTAATTGTTTTGGACGGAATTATTTACAGCGGTTCACTAAATACTATAAATCCAAATGATATTGCTTCGATAAACGTTTTAAAAGACGCTGCTTCTGCAGCTATTTATGGAGCGAGAGCTTCTGGTGGGGTAATTTTAATTACTTCTAAAAAAGGAATTTCAGATAAAATTAATGTCAATGTAAACTACCAAGGAGGTTTTCAGAATGTAGCGAAAAAACTAGAGGTTTTAAACGCTGCAGAATATGCTGATGCTATGAATATTGCGAGAGATAACGCAGGTTTACCTAGAATTCCTGCGTTCGACCCTGCATTTGAACCAACAGCAAGAACAACAAAAACCAACTGGATGGATGAAATTTTCCGTACAGGAGAAATTCAAGATTTGTCGCTTTCGGTAAATGGAAAAACAGAAAAATCCAATTTCTTTCTTTCTGGAAGTTATAGAAAAAACGAAGGTATTTTGCTAAATACGTATGGAGAACGTTATACGGTAAGAGCAAATTCTTCTTTCAAATTGGCAGATAATTTCACAATTGGAGAAAATATTTCGTACTCATTAACAGATGGTCAGACAGCCAATACTTCAAGTTCATATACAGGAGCAATTCAAGCAGCTATTTTATATCCGCCAAACGCAACAATTTATAGAGAAGATGGTTCAGGGCAATTTGGTGGTGTTCCAGAAAAATATATTGGTTCTTATGGAGACGTTATCAATCCGGTAGCGTATTTAAAAAGATTAGACAATAAAAATCCAATTTCTACCATTTTGATCAATCCGTATGCAGAATGGGAAATTATTCCAGGTTTAAAAGTAAAATCAAACTGGGGTTATACCAGAATTCAAGACAATGCAACAGACTTTACAGTAAAAGTTACTGAGCCAGGAAAAATATTTGATTTCAATAGATTGACACTGAAAAATATGACAGTTACCGATTTATTGAGCGAGCAGACTATTTCTTATGAGAAATCATTTGGAAAACACAATTTGAAAGCTTTAGCTGGATATACGTATCAAGAAACTAAAAGAGATTTTTATACTGTTGAAGGAACTGGTTTTGATAATGAAGATCCATCACAGCGTTATTTGTTGAATGCAAAATTGATTCAGCAGACAGCGGCAGGTATGTCAGATGAAATTATTTCTTCTTATGTGGGAAGAATTAACTACGATTTCAATCAAAAATATTTAATCTCAGGAATTGTTCGTCGTGACGGAACTTCAAAATTATTAGAAAATAACCGCTGGAAAGTATATCCTTCTGTTTCTGCAGGTTGGTTAATTTCTGAAGAAAATTTCATGAAAGGTATTGAACCAATCATCAGCAACTTAAAACTTCGTGCAAGCTGGGGCCAAATTGGAAACTTAGGAAATCTGGGGCCATATCAGTTTAGTGTGCCTTTAGTTCAAACTCAAGCTTTAATTGGAGCTGTACCATCAATTAATTATGGTTATGCTGAAAGCGAATTATCAAACCCGAATTTAAAATGGGAAAGCTCTGAGCAGACTAATATTGGTTTAGACTTTACGATGCTAAATAATAGTTTAGTAGGATCTGTTGATGCTTATGTAAAGAAAAACAAAGACATGTTGGTTCGTGATCAATTGCCTGGGGTTTCTGGAACACCACAAGGAAGAATTGTAAACTCAGGAGATGTAGAAAACAAAGGAATCGAGGTGAGTTTAACGTACCAAAAAACTCGCGGAGAATTTAAATTTGATGTAACAGCAAACGCTGGATTCTTAAGCAATAGAATTGTTTCTATTAAAGACGATTTGAATTCATTAGAGCCACTTGGTTTAAGTCGAGTTCGTAGTTTGCCATTGGCAAATATTTACCAAGTTGGAAGTCCAGTTGGGGCTTTCTACGGATACCAGACAGACGGATTGTTTCAAAGCAATGATGAGGTGAAAGCGTATGTAAATAAAAATGGCGTAATGTATCAGCCAAATGCGGTTGCTGGGGATATCAAATTTAGAGATGAAAATGGCGATGGTGTAATTAACAATAGCGATAGAGTAGTATTAGGAAGTCCTTTTCCGAAAACAACTTACAGCTTAAATGCCAACTTTAGATATAAAGGATTTGATATGAATATCTTTTTCAACGGAGCTGCAGGAAATAGTGTTTTCAATGCTGTAAAACACACGGGTTTAAATGCTTCTTTCCCTGGTTACAATTTATTGGCTGAATCAAAAGATGCTTGGACTCCAACCAATACGGATACAAATGTTCCAGTTCTTTCGTCAACAGATAACAATAACAATTTCGGTCGTATTTCTAATCTTTTTATTGAAGATGCTTCTTTCTTAAGATTGAAAAACGTTTCTATTGGTTATACCATTAAAGAAAGCTGGCTGAACGGAAAAGCAAAATTAAGATTCTTTATCTCTGGGCAGAACTTATTTACGATTACCAATTATTCTGGAATGGATCCTGAAGTTGGTCTTAAAAACTTCGGAATGGATTTAGGGCGTTATCCGCTTTCTCGTATTTACATGACTGGTGTTAACGCAACTTTTTAA
- a CDS encoding RagB/SusD family nutrient uptake outer membrane protein, translated as MKKISLLLLSFVLLASTVACESELDVVPQGAPSSGNFWKTPADAKAGVNAIYALYSDDNMYGRGFFWLNNASDDIGTKPRQNAERIKNFIVDGSESDTKDIWRIHYEIMKRCNDVIRNIPNISLDEKTRNGMLGEAYFNHAVMHLELAYHYGDDRAGIPIQDRENPTNVYVPRAKNVAENYAYIAADLIKAADLLPYFDQLTPDNRGRAHKTAAWAYLVRTYLYAKDWDNAIKYANMIVASGKHKLLDNFEDVFKISNNWSSEYIWSVTSSAENTSLGSIFPGVCLEDKGWGVYNGWGNFYPTKELFDTYVPNDKRRSATILQKGDKFVYFGETVTFNEGNHVVSSSNRTGYQFKKYMEPFSYPKTTSGGVDIRYVNANGDKPSTALNVPLLRYADVILMLAEAKLMKGQNADTEINMIRHRAGLADISGATMVDLKRERRCELAGEWTDRHFDLVRWGDAKETYAKPLHHYNGSVIYPARNFNPAIHHVWPIPPDEIAVSKGALTQNQGW; from the coding sequence ATGAAAAAAATAAGTCTTTTATTATTGAGTTTTGTGCTTTTGGCAAGTACTGTTGCCTGCGAAAGCGAACTTGATGTTGTGCCGCAAGGAGCTCCTTCGAGCGGGAATTTCTGGAAAACGCCAGCAGATGCAAAAGCAGGAGTAAATGCAATTTACGCCTTGTATTCAGATGATAATATGTATGGTCGTGGCTTCTTTTGGCTGAATAATGCCAGCGATGATATTGGAACAAAACCAAGACAAAATGCAGAAAGAATTAAAAACTTTATTGTAGACGGATCAGAATCGGATACTAAAGATATCTGGAGAATTCACTACGAAATTATGAAGCGTTGTAATGACGTGATTCGTAATATTCCAAACATTTCTTTGGATGAAAAAACAAGAAACGGAATGTTGGGAGAAGCTTATTTTAATCATGCTGTAATGCATTTAGAATTGGCTTATCATTATGGAGACGATCGTGCAGGAATTCCGATTCAGGACAGAGAAAACCCAACAAATGTTTATGTGCCTCGCGCTAAAAACGTTGCCGAAAACTACGCTTACATTGCAGCGGATTTAATCAAAGCAGCCGATTTATTGCCCTATTTTGATCAGCTTACGCCAGACAATCGCGGACGTGCTCACAAAACTGCAGCTTGGGCTTATTTAGTGCGTACGTATTTGTATGCAAAAGATTGGGACAATGCCATCAAATATGCGAATATGATTGTGGCTAGTGGAAAACACAAGTTATTAGACAATTTTGAAGATGTATTTAAAATCAGTAACAACTGGTCTTCAGAATATATCTGGTCGGTAACTTCAAGTGCAGAAAATACTTCTTTAGGTTCTATTTTTCCTGGAGTTTGTCTAGAAGATAAAGGTTGGGGAGTTTACAATGGTTGGGGAAATTTCTATCCGACAAAAGAATTATTTGATACATATGTGCCAAACGACAAAAGACGCAGTGCTACGATTTTACAAAAAGGAGACAAATTTGTTTATTTTGGAGAGACTGTAACTTTCAACGAAGGCAATCATGTTGTAAGTTCAAGTAATAGAACTGGTTATCAGTTTAAAAAATATATGGAGCCATTCAGTTATCCAAAAACAACATCGGGTGGAGTGGACATTCGTTACGTAAATGCGAATGGAGACAAACCTTCAACAGCTTTAAATGTTCCGCTTTTACGTTATGCAGATGTGATTTTGATGTTAGCGGAAGCGAAATTAATGAAAGGCCAAAACGCAGATACAGAAATCAACATGATTCGCCACCGTGCAGGTCTTGCAGATATTTCTGGTGCGACAATGGTAGATTTAAAAAGAGAAAGAAGATGCGAACTAGCAGGGGAGTGGACAGACCGCCATTTTGATTTAGTGCGCTGGGGAGATGCAAAAGAAACTTATGCAAAACCATTGCACCATTATAATGGAAGTGTCATTTATCCTGCTCGTAATTTCAACCCTGCAATTCATCATGTATGGCCAATACCGCCAGATGAAATCGCAGTAAGTAAAGGGGCTTTGACTCAAAACCAAGG